TTTGTCTAGTATGTTTAAATGAGCCCATGGTATGAAATTGAATTTAGTAACGTACATTTAGGGAAATTTGGTAAATAAAAATTGAACATTGCATGTTAGAAAATTAGTTATATAACTTAGAGAGGATGCATACTTAGGTACCTCCCTTAGATTCTTTAATTCTTTTTATGTGTGGATATGTAAATAAATTTGTATATAAATGTGCATGTAGAGTAAGTTGGTAAAAGGGTAACATCACTTAATTTAGAAACTTAACATGTCTTAATATTTATATGCGTATGCCTTGGTGTGAATATATGAACAAAATATGCTTTTAATAACTTTACACTTGCATAAATGTGTGTCaggaaatttaataaaaaaaataataagacaaACTTTAGAAATCATTAATAGAGGTTGGCCCTTATTTTAAGGTAAGTTTAAGTGAAGagggtgcctaataccttccctCTCCTATACCCACTATCCTAAACCTAGGCCATTGGGCTCAAGGTAAAATAAGAGTAATGTAAGGGATAAGTTGCCACCCACACCCCTTCTTATAAATTTATCTCGATTATTACCTAAGTGTCGACTCTTTTCCTTCGCCTTTATGGGGTTAACATCATTGTATCattgtagtgttatgggaagattaTGCTAAACCAAATTCGAGGGTCCCATAGCTTGACGACTCCACTACGGATTGAGGATAGTTACTCTAACTTGATTCCTTTAGTTTATTATTGTTTATGTTTTTGAGTTCCTTTGCATTGCATGCCACTTGCACACATAATTAAAGCATAATTAACCATAATGTGATATAGCCCCATGGGGGTAAGATTGAGGAAGCCTCTGTTCAACTCAAGCATAGGCAAGTCAACTTATCTCTACAACCCATGGCACGTACCTTAGGGTATCAAAAGAGCATGAACCCGATCGCTTATACCTTTGACTTTCTTAAGATTAATAGGAGACATAATGGTTAAGCTCTCACTTATGGGGAACTTTTTGACCTGAGCCGAAGGTATAAGGATGGACTTAGTCATGCTAGCCTTAGAAACATATGGCCCTAGGAACCTTTTTGCATGTGATGTATTTGGTTTGTAAACCTATGTGTTAGATATGTAAGTTTTAAAGGAAGATAAGATTGATTTAGTCTAAAACTTGAGCCCCTTTGTTACCTTTTAGAAAATCAAAGCGCAAATTCATTTTATCTCCCTAGAGGGTAAGGGGAAGCCCACTTACATATTGGACTTTTAGGTTTATAGGATTTTCCTTTATGAGAGAAAGCTCTACCTTAGTCTAATCCCTTGTTGATTGCTCCTAATGTACAAATACTTAGGAATAGATTTATGGACTTGACCATTTATTTTATTAAGAGAGTTTGGAGCTATAAGGAGCAAAGCTATataagtttttatttattttttcatggtTCAAAATCTTTCTAGTTTAGGATTTTATTCTTTCTTACAGGTTTTTATctataaattttcaaaatttaagagtAAAAAAGTCCaggttctaattttttttattaattttaggttTTTACATGCAAATTCATTaatccaaaatttaaaaatttaggcaTCAAGCATACTCATGTATCCATACATTAATGCATCATATCATTgaattttaacttaatttttgcataacatgtacacaagcaTGGCATACTAACCCCACATTTTGCATAGCCATTCCTTTAGGCATATGATCATCTGGttccaaaagaaaaagaaagtccAACCCATATTAGTTCGATGGAGGTCACTAGTCTAACTTCATCAATGACAAGTACGGATGAAGTCAAGATTATGCTTAAGGAATCATTGGGTGAGATCTTGGATGAGAGGATAGAAAAGATGAGGGGAGAATTACTCAAAGTACATATGGGGCAATTGTTTAAAGGAAAGGAAAAAGGTAAGAGACATCTAAAAGTGGGAGATGAGTCTAATGCACATGATCCAAGGCAAAGGGGAATGCAACAGAAAGTTGAAATTGGTGGAAGGTATAAAGCCAACCCACTAGAAAAGGAAACTACCAGCTGGAGATGAATGATAGGAGAAATGAGGGCATTACCAAAGTCCTAAATGTTGGCAAAACCAAAAGAGTTTTCTCCATCATTGATAAGCGTTTATCCAAGATTTTCAACTGTCTCAAAGCTCACAACTTACTTCAGCCCTTAGCCCCTAAATCGGGTCCAAACCACTCCCATCTTTTATAATGTCAACCAGTATTGTTATTTCCATCAAACCATGGCCATCACACTGATAACTATTATTGATTAAGGCATGAAATTCAAGACCTTATCGATAATAAGAAAATAACTAAACCCACAAAAGCTAAGAAAAGCCCAGTAAGATCAGAGTATCCTGAATTGGACAACACTTCAAGTTTAGTGGCTGAAAAAGGTGACATTAAAGTGCTACTCAAGGAGATGTTAGATGAGACCTTGAATGGAAAAATAGAAAAAGTGATGGCTAAGCTTTTTAAGTCTTTGAATAGGTAGCCCATATTGAGATTGAGGAATTCAAAACTACAACTATGAATGCATTAAGGGAGATGGGGAAGATTAATGAGTATAAATTCTCAAATGGGTAATGGGTTATGAAAGAAATGTTCATCACAATAGAGCATTTCAAAATCAAAGGTCCGGTGATCAGGCTCTAAGGAGATTTTTCTGAATTAAGTGAACTTAAGGCATTGGTTTTTGCAAGATTAAAGACTGAAAGGTTGCTCCGGCCTTTAACCAACACCTCATACCAAATCCATTATGAAAGAACTTCAACAAGCATTTATATTGTGAATTCATCAAATGCTAAGTCATGATATGAACAAATACAGAAGTATCTGCCATGAGATCCAAGACTTATTAATGATGAGAAGATGCCTGACCTATAAGCTGGATTATTATGAAAACCatgctttttccttttgttttagAATAAAATTGTTATATTTTGTTTTCTAAGTTTTTCAATTTCAATGAAATATGTTTAGCATTTTATGAATTTGTTCAGTATTAATGTGAATGAGACTGATAATTAATAAGGGAACTATTGAAAATCCTAAAGAGACAATGTTAGCTGTTAATCTAATTCTAAAAGAAAATTAGGTAATCATAATTTGTCATAACAAAGTATTTCGGTATGGAAAATGGGAATTTCAATTCAAAttatcagagagagagagagagagagagataaaggGCTAAGAGGGGGCCCCATTTAAATTTTCTTGAAAAGAGATAGCAATTCTAAGAATCCCATTGACATGAAAAGGTTACTTTGTTTAAGAGGTGCTCACTAGGTTCAAAACTCATAAAGGGCAACCTAGATAAAAGttagagtaaaaaaaaaataaagaaaaaaaggaaacaaaagggaaaaaaaaagagaaaggaaaaaaaataaaagaaaatagaaaaaaatagaaaaggaGAGGTAGAGAGTGGTTAGAAAACTCGTAAGGGCTAGCCATGGGTTATGAATGCTTTATTTCTTTTAGAAATTAGATCAATGGTCTAATTTTATATTGAGAAAGAGTAAAAGTGGTGCCCAAATTACTTATACATAGATAAAGGCATGCTAAAAGTGGTGCTTAAATTAATTATGAATAGAAGAAGGCATATTAATGCAAGATGAATTAATAAATGCCTTACATATGACtagaaaggaaaaaaatatattgaagaagccaaaatggataaaaaaaactagaaaaaagaaaatagaaaaaaaaagaaaaagaaaaagaaaaataaagctcCCTAAGTTGAAAATCCGAAAAGGTGATTTAAGCAAAAGTTAGAGTATCGCTAAGTCAAAAACTCAAAAGGGCAGCTTAGACAAAAGTTagaaaaacaagaaaaaaaatttaaaataaaaggaaTGGCAATAATAAAAATAAGCTTAGGGTCAACACGATTAGGGGACAATGCTGATTGGGACAACGTGATAAGTAACAGGGGGAGAGTCGTAAAAGACATTATGAATAAAATATGAAAAGAGATAATAAATTTTCAACCAAGATGGAAGTAAAGTGGAGTTTGAACTCTTATGGGATTCTTAAGTGAATTCAAATAGAAAAGAAAGTAAAAAAAGGTAGATCAATGAAAGGATTCTTTAATGGATGGTGGCACAATAGCTAGAGAGGCACTGCCACTTAGTTCTTTAAGGATTAGAAATATACCTTAACTCTAGATTGAACTGATGGAACCAGCAGGATCAGAATTTGTAGTTATAGGACTTTTTAGTTCAATCTTGCCTttcatttcatcaatttcttgcatttttttcCAAATGAGTTTTTAAAAGGTAATGCTTCCCTAGTGGAAACTTTTTAAAAATTAGAAGACATGAGATTAGCATCATCAGGACATGAATGCATTGTGAGCCATATCCATTATAAAGTATAGCTGAATCATGCACCACTAAGGAACATCAAGATTTGCATGAAGGGATGAAAATATGAGAGAAAAGGAAAACATCAGAGAGGAAAAGAAAAGTTGAGTAGGCAAGTTAGGATTGCTTGAATGACTAACATGATTAAAATAAGTATGAGGATTAGGCATAATGTGCTTAAAACAAGCATAAAAGATTATGAACAACATGCTTAAAGTGAGCAGGAAGATTAAAAATAACATGCTTAAAGCAAGCATGAAGATTTTGAATAACATGTTTAAAGCAAGCATGGATTTATGGATAACATGTTTAAAGCAAGCATGGAGATTATGGATAACATGCTTGAAGCAAGCATGAAGAATGTGGATAACATGCTTAAAGTAAGCATGAAGATTAAGAATAACATGCTCAAAGCGACCATAGAGATTAGGAATAGCATGCTTAAAGCAGCATAGAGATTAAGAATAACATGTTAAAGTAAGCATGAAGATTATGGATAACATGCTCAAAGTGAGCATGAAGATTAAGCATAACATGCTTAAAGCAAACATGAAGATTGGAAATAACATGCTAAAGTAAACATGAAGATTATGGACATGCTCAAAGCGAGCACGAAGATGAAGCATAACACGCTCAAAGCGAGCTCGAAGATTGGGAATAACATGTTAAAGCAAGAGTGAAGATTATGGATAACATGCTCAAAGTAAGCACGGAGATTAGGCATAACATGCTCAAAGTGAGCATGGAGATTTTGGATAACATGCTTAAAGCAAGCATGAAAATAATGGACAACATACTCAAAGCAAGCATGAAGATTAGGAATAACATGTTTAAAGTGAGTATGAAGATTATGGATAACATGCTTTAAGCAAACACATAGATTGGGAATAACATGCttaatgtaacgccctcactttagatagtccatacattctactgttctggtgacaaatgtctgtccggacagccagaatgtctgaaactatatttacACTAGAGTGAGGTacactagagtgaagagtcataaataaactaaataattgtaagaaaaattaaggaaaaattttagaaataaaatacaacaaagttaaatgagtcgtagctccagcgatgggtgacctaacaggAAGCTACTATGAAGACAGTTAGCGACCTTAGACCCGTAGGGAAacctgtaaaataattttttgggactccagagaagagttattgaggtttcgatgatAATAGAGTGCCAAAAAAATGCTCAGAAAATTTCTAAAtcggtacaaataattttagctcgttaagctaaacggagggcatttttgtcatttcgcctttagagatgatttttgactaacttgtccatttaagtaagtgaaatatatgatataaaatgtgaattaatattgatgaaaaattatttaaaaataagtaaagaaagaagcaagaaaaacaaaacaaaaataaaatttaaacttaattattaccTAAACCTTATGTAACTATGAggtcattaaaaatttttaacccaTCAAAACTTAACAAGCTTACTTAAAACAAATAAGAGAGgataaaaacacataaaaaaaaattagcttcttcttcttcatttcccaCTTGGCTAAAATTCATTTTTCCATTTCCACTATTGATGCTCCTCCCTCAAAGCTTATCAAACCTTgattttacaccataaaaccacctactctcttcactaaacttgatcctTGTACTTTGAGTAACTTGAGgcagcaaaaggaagaagaaataaaGGAAGTTTGGCAAGTTGGGATTAgctcatcaagaggttagtgtctaatctctctctctctctctcttaattcaTGTTTAGGGACTTGATTTAAGTTGAGAATTGTAAGGAATTGAAATGAAAACCACTTGTATACTAACCTCATAATTACGGCAGCCATGGGAttgttagggttttgatgattaATTAAATGGTAAATGGAATAGAGACCCCTTGAGATGAATTTcatgattagaacattgaatagtaggtgaaatgcaagaattgaaatttgagaattggggctttgagcaaaattagggttttgctcatgtaatggtgtatgaacattttaatggtcaattaatgaccatttggtaaggtttgaacataaaatgaagtgaattatgaCATTGGATTGGGGAAATTGTGGACTGCCTTACAGCTATGAATATGGACCATTAAAGTCCAGTGTGTTTGAATAGCTCTAGTTGGACTTGTGtacctccaattggtgcaaggccaattggaggtaaaattagacacataatgcaacattttttgtgaagagatcctacccagaaaaccagcataagttgacctaaaaattgcctcaatcCAGGTTACACACAAGCTATCCCtagaaaataactaaatgaatagtgtttgttcaaatagttataactcaatgtagaaatgtctaattgacaaaatttttatgtcaatggaaatcttagacaatttagaacaactttcgtgaataatagaaacccaaattctgaccataacctaatgaaattgtcccccaaagtcaggacaccaaaactgccagaaccaaatttctTCCCAGAAATTTATGGGTaatggccaatccggccagccatgggaaaaatggcataacttgaggtaaaaaattccaaatggagtgattcaaaaaggtaattaaagaagacacaataagaaacaactttgatgaagagagtttAGCCAATTTCTTATTGTAGcaatgtccaatggaatagtaaacatgagccataaaatctgaaaattggaAATAACATTCAATGAACTTTGAAATGGAATTTGCAACAAATGCCAACAAttatagaatacaaaatgtggtatgttggtgttatcagaactaacatacctattgtgtatgaaaaagtcaacattttagttgactagcaaggtgaatagtaactcataaatatcaaatgcaaagaattacacaattaactttgtaacatgccctagtatacctagtatgattggtttagataggttagcatgccaatagggttctgatagcagtattgcatatggcatcatgccattctgtgatttatgactCTTgtggccattctgtgatatgatggcTTATAGCTAGTTGATATTCTTAATTTActgggccttgtgcctgatgtttattacggcttattagctattctattgcacacctagagacactttgtgactgatggtgtgatggcctgaggtacttgatacccagtgccaatttacccgtatATCTAGTTCGATCAATTTGCAtacgttacttgggcaactaaattaagttttaataaattataaccaaataattaacataaaaagtaCCAAATTAATAATACCACTAATAATTACTAAAAACTTAGTCTGTATAAAATATCAGTatacattttgcatatttattttattttagttttttttttaattttatattggcaccactaagcagtattgcttagcgcgtcactgtttgcaacgcgtaggtactagagacacgGAGTGAGAACCTAGCAGACCCTagactgggtgagagtcagatctgtaTAGAGTCCAAATTCGCCTCCATTACAGTGCATCCTTGGTAAGACTCTTAAGCATCTTTTGGATTTTGAAATTTACattttgtaataaatattagtttTTATTCTGTAcatttgaaactcatgtaattatatgatgatgtaattatctataaattttattaaaaaaaaatatgagtatttcttattgaattgagcttgagtatgatatgaaataaattgagttttgaaatattgagattattgagaaattgtggaagtgtgttggtggttgactgatattgatgatatgattatattggaagtgtttttaacaggtttcgaagaactgttttctcaatttttagccggcactctgcctgattttctgaaaaaattttagaaattctaaattaatcaatattttaataaataatgtaAATGTTATGAGTTTCGCTCAAAAGCtttttaattaacaaattaaGAACTGTAAATTGATTTAAGATAAGATCTGGTGCTCCGACACAATGTGTGGCATGTCTtgatcggctacactgtagacgagtaaggggtgtcacacttaaaGCAAGCATGAGATTTAAAAAACAATGTGCTTAAGAGAGCATAAAGATTAGGTTTTACATGCTTGAATAAGCATAAAGATTAGGAGCAACATGTTTGAACAAACATGGGATTAGGATTGAACTAGGGGCACGAGATAGAGTACCTCTTGCAAAGTTACATCTTATCGAATTACATGAGGGTCTGATTCTCCCTCAAAAGAAGATATATAGGAAGTTCAAGTGGTACCTAAATTCGAATCctcaaaaattatatcatatcaCTGCATGTTATTTCAAACCAAGTTTTTTCAAATCAAGTTGCATTTTTTTTTAGAACTACTAGAAGATTTGATTCTCCATCAAAAGGAGATACATAGGAAGCCTAGAGGTTCTAGGTTTAAAGcctcaaaatttcaaaattacaCAATTTTACTACAGCTTATGTACCATCAGTCTCAAAAAGAACATGAAGCATAGTTAAAGTTTTGATCTAACTCAGACAGTGAGTATATCATAGAAGGTGGTATACTATAATCTCACTTCTTTATATCATATTAGTTGGTATACTTTGACAGACTTTGGCAATACCTTTGGCACTATTCCCAAACTTTGCCAAAGTGGGTAGAAAATTATAGAAACCTATATTTCACCCCCTTAAATACATGCCTATGTTGAGGTAAGGGGGAGCATTCTAGAAATTTAGAAGCACCTTGAGGATATTTAGAAACAGTGGAAAGCaatggaaaataaaaataaaaaataaaatcaaatttgaTATTCAAGTAGAAAAAAAAGGTTTTAGTGATTAATAAAGCAATTAATTAGGCTTAGCCTTAAGCTAGAGGCTTAGCCACTTGACTATACCAAGCCTCATACCTCTCAAGGCCTCATTAGAGGCCCAAAGAGTCTTGAGCTAGGCTAGGTCAAGAGACAAACTCACTAGACCTAGTAAACAAACCCATTTTAGCCAACCAAGCTTATGGGTTTTGGTCCATTaggttaattaattattatataattaaaaataataaaaaataataaaataaagagataaaaCAACTCCAACCATGTATGATAGGACTAGGATGGGTTTGTtatattttttctaaaaaaattaaatattttaaacctGATCTTATCAACCTATCACCTTAAGCCTAGAAATAGGTAGCTAATTGAAGGCTTTTAAGGGGAGGAAGAGAAGGTAGTTGCCATACCCAAATACATTAGATTTTGAATACTTTTGAGAGGTTCTAAACTCAATATAAACATTCTCCAAGCATTGATTTTcctattttaatttgacattattCATATTTTCAACATCACCACCACCTCACCATCACCACCACTAAGTGGTGGTAGTGATAGCTAAGTAGTGGTATTGGTGGTTAGGTGGAAGTGGTGGGGGAGGCGGGTGGCAATAGCATTGCTCAGGTGATGGCAGTGATGATGATAataaggtggtggtggtgctagtGGTGCTGGTGGtgttagtggtggtggtggtggtggtgataatAGTGATGTAAGAGAAGTGGTGGTAGTACTAGTAGCAAAGATAGCCAATTAGTGATGGTAGTAGTGTTCACAACAAatctatctatctatatatatatagtagACAACTTTTCTCTGGGTGTTTCTATGTggaaaaattttttattagtgcTGCCACATTTGATTTCCATGTAAAAATTATCATGCTTTATAATTGTAATAGTTATTATCTTTTATGCTacgtaattaatatttttttatttaattatcttttatttttcttttaaatatcttaTTATTGTTACCGCTGCCTCAATTTcatgattaaattattttttctttaacaATTAATTGTAAAATCTCGAAGTCTTCATAatcaaatttattatttaaaactaTTATATTATCTTTACTTTATCAAAAATAACagcaatattatttttttaatattcataCATCTCATAATATGTCATTTGGGAACTACAAAACTTTCTTTTATCAtctaattctttttaaattattctttgatttttattttacattatttttatttaagttCTGCTTATTGGTCTTGATTCTTGAAATTTGTTTACATTTTCCCTTATTCCTAATTCCCTATAATATTGGGAAGAGATCATTAAATGCAAAATCAAAAGATCAATTAGCACCAATTACAAAAAGAGTAAAAGTAGTAGTGAGGTAaatgtaattatttgtaaatatATGCAAATATGagcttttaatattaattttccattttttatctttatttttttagttatttttattatttacctaCTAACATTATGAAGACacttttgtatttttttaaatatttttcatttgttcatttttatttataatgatatattttaattatataggttaactaatttattttttcatagaaaatggaatgtaaaaattgataaatatatgtatatataattttattgaaaaatctAAATTGGATATTTAAAGATTAAAAATAAAGTATTTAAGTGAGAGAGttatttatgttataaattttaataatcaaattctataaaaacattaaaaatgattttaataGAAAGTGAAATATTAagatttaaattaaatatcaaaattaaatttttattaaacttGTGCATGACACAAGCATTTAgctattgaaaataataataataaaaaagtaatCATTACCTCTATTTTTATACAAAATGATGATTACATTACTTACAATGTAATTTATTACATTATGTAATTGTCATTCTATtataacaaaatatatatattttttttgtgtTATCAAATatgaaatataattacaattaaattaTACATTTGATTATATTATATCAAATATGGCCTTAGATTTTATTTGTTTTGCGAAAAATAACTTGTATGTGgaaaaaatgcaagaaaatattatcgataaaaatattttttgttgttTGGCTTGACAAATACTTTCCACGGAAAATAATTTCAACCAATAATGTACACTCATCAATTATCTAATATATCAACCTAAAAATATTTTACATTATatgcataaaaaataataatcataataaaaAAGAACAAAAAATTGCAAATCTGTTAACCGAAATAGAACAAAGTCTATAGAGTTCAAATATAAGTTCAGAATTTCAATATTCAGTGCATAATATATGTTCAAAAATCAATgatagtaatgaaactagtagaaTTATATTAAAATCCATGCCCTCCATGTTGGCTAATAAAATTTTGAACCCAAATCTTTCTAAAGTTTGCATTTTTTTTGTCATAAGTGCTCTTGCAAGCATTTCATTCTGCACTAGATAATCAAAAGCAGTAGCTAAAGTGACTTCATCAAACCCTTCAATCATCGTCACTTCATCATAAAAATCAAACACAACAAGTTGATGTGTACTCAAGTTTTTAATTGTTAatgcaactttttttttttttttacctccaTGGCCAATTTCTCACTACCATCTTCTTCAAGAtcacattttcttttcttgtgaaATCTTTTTTGGGATGAAGGGACAGTAGTTGAAGATGTCCCTTTCTCCTttgcaacttcttcaaattcaacaTTATCATCTAGGGGAGTAGAATCTACCTCAATTTTGTCCTCACATTAGATATCAACAAAGGATTTGGCAAAATGGCTAGTTGCAATGTCTTTTCCAACAACAATTGATATTTCATCATACATCTCAATTTTTTTGTTAAGATACTTCTCATAATTAGGATATGCCTAGTCAATAAATACAAAAAAATGTTACTAATAACAAGTACATAGTGAAATACTTTtttgaaatttcaaaaatatgaaacaaatatatatataaaaaaaattgctTGCCATCACTTCCTCTTATAAACATGTTTGTCAGTATTTGCTATCTTTAAATTATCATCCCATACAAATCCACTTTTGGCTCGAAGTGTTGAAATGGTAATCCACTCCTTTTTCACTGTCTTCAAACGATTTTCAACATGCTCACTAAGACATTCaactccaatttttttttttttattgatttccaCGACTACTGGTGTAAAAGATTTAGGCTTGAAAGTTAAAGATGGCTTGTTTCCTTTAATAGCCTTTTCTGCTAATACTTTAAGTAGCATCTGAGACATAGGTTTAGACCACTTAAATTGCTTGGCCTTACCTATCTCATCCTTGTTTCGAACCATTTCTACAAATGTTTTTGattaaaaaagtaaattcaacgaatttaataataaaaacaaCTAAATAATTAGAGAAGActatcattaaaaattaaaaaataaaatattacacACGCTCCAAGAATTTTATGAAAGGTCATGTCTAACAATTTAAAAACTCATAAGCGAAAAACTTAACGTGAAGTGAAGTTCAAAACTAAGtatttgtaacgccctcactttagatagtccgtacattctactgttccggtgatcaatgtttgtccgaacagctaaaatatctagaactatatttaaactagagtgaagagtcataaataattcaaataatggtaagaaaaattaagaaaaaaattttagcaatgaaatacaatgaagttaaatgagccgataccctagcgatgggtgacctaatgggaagtt
This sequence is a window from Hevea brasiliensis isolate MT/VB/25A 57/8 chromosome 10, ASM3005281v1, whole genome shotgun sequence. Protein-coding genes within it:
- the LOC110661416 gene encoding uncharacterized protein LOC110661416; translation: MVRNKDEIGKAKQFKWSKPMSQMLLKVLAEKAIKGNKPSLTFKPKSFTPVVVEINKKKKIGVECLSEHVENRLKTVKKEWITISTLRAKSGFVWDDNLKIANTDKHVYKRK